In Elaeis guineensis isolate ETL-2024a chromosome 1, EG11, whole genome shotgun sequence, a genomic segment contains:
- the LOC105037047 gene encoding proteinaceous RNase P 1, chloroplastic/mitochondrial isoform X3 — protein MPLAASFPPSLFRYASFRSSLSKTLSLLPLPLPSRYARRPFSLSYSSRRPFHKHPSRSSFRPRPMPNPSLSPLSTDAAPALIPSPDPDPTAAVSTRSKKKARRESPEGLLRYHLDMCSKRSDLPEALRLYDAARAASTSLSLHHYNVLLYLCSSPSDATDDTRALGLERGFEIFRQMGADAVSPNEATFTSVARLAAAKEDADLAFDLVKQMSSVGIPPKLRSYGPALFGFCKKGEVEKAHDVEAHMAAAGVVLEEPELAALLRLNVEKGRADDVYRLLHRLRAIVRRVSESTAAIAEEWFSSDAAAEVGVEEWDAGKVKEGVVKGGGGWHGQGWLGKGRWSVGRSEMDENGVCRRCGERLVCIDIDPQETEDFVKSLASLASQREVKTDFMGFQEWLNRHGPFDAVIDAANVGLYKQHNFSFFQLNSVVKGMRQMSPSKKMPLIILHCRRVKGGPADNPNNKKLLETWQKAGALYATPPGSNDDWCDLHFPEKAPVFTCHLHIQ, from the exons ATGCCGTTAGCGGcatccttccctccctctctcttccgaTACGCCTCCTTCCGCTCCTCACTTTCTAAAACCCTCTCCCTTCTCCCCCTCCCGCTCCCTTCCCGCTATGCCCGCCGCCCCTTTTCCCTCTCCTACTCCTCTCGCAGACCATTCCACAAGCACCCTTCGCGCAGTTCCTTCCGCCCCCGCCCCATGCCCAacccctccctctcccctctctccacCGACGCCGCCCCCGCCCTAATTCCTTCCCCTGACCCTGATCCCACCGCCGCTGTCTCCACCAGGTCCAAGAAGAAGGCCCGCCGAGAGTCCCCCGAGGGCCTCCTCCGCTACCACCTTGACATGTGCTCCAAGCGCAGCGACCTCCCCGAGGCCCTCCGCCTCTACGACGCCGCTCGCGCCGCCTCTACTTCCCTCTCCCTCCACCATTACAACGTCCTCCTCTACCTCTGCTCCTCCCCTTCCGACGCCACCGACGACACCCGTGCCCTCGGGCTGGAACGTGGCTTCGAGATCTTCCGCCAGATGGGCGCCGACGCCGTTTCCCCCAATGAGGCCACCTTCACCAGCGTCGCCCGCCTGGCCGCTGCGAAGGAGGACGCGGACCTCGCCTTCGACCTCGTCAAGCAGATGTCGAGCGTCGGGATTCCCCCCAAGCTGAGGTCTTACGGCCCCGCGCTTTTTGGCTTCTGCAAGAAGGGCGAGGTCGAGAAGGCCCACGACGTGGAGGCCCACATGGCCGCGGCCGGTGTCGTGCTAGAGGAGCCCGAGCTCGCCGCGCTCCTCAGGCTCAATGTCGAGAAGGGTAGGGCGGACGATGTGTATCGGCTGCTCCACCGCTTGCGAGCTATCGTGAGACGGGTATCGGAGTCCACGGCGGCGATCGCCGAGGAGTGGTTCAGTTCGGATGCAGCGGCCGAGGTGGGAGTGGAGGAGTGGGATGCGGGGAAGGTGAAGGAAGGGGTGGTGAAGGGAGGGGGTGGGTGGCATGGGCAAGGATGGTTAGGAAAAGGGCGGTGGAGTGTTGGGAGGAGCGAGATGGATGAGAACGGGGTGTGTCGGCGGTGTGGGGAGAGGCTGGTGTGCATAGATATTGATCCGCAGGAGACAGAGGACTTTGTGAAGTCGTTGGCTTCCCTGGCTTCCCAGAGAGAGGTCAAGACTGACTTCATGGGCTTCCAG GAGTGGCTCAACCGTCATGGACCATTTGATGCTGTTATAGATGCTGCAAATGTAGGCCTGTATAAGCAACACAACTTCAGCTTTTTCCAG CTAAATTCTGTTGTAAAAGGAATGCGTCAAATGAGTCCATCAAAAAAAATGCCCCTTATTATTTTGCATTGTCGGCGTGTGAAAGGTGGCCCTGCTGATAATCCAAACAATAAGAAACTATTGGAGACCTGGCAGAAGGCCGGTGCACTATATGCTACCCCTCCAGGCTCAAATGATGATTG GTGCGACTTACATTTTCCAGAAAAGGCCCCAGTTTTCACATGCCACCTCCATATTCAATAG
- the LOC105037047 gene encoding proteinaceous RNase P 1, chloroplastic/mitochondrial isoform X1 produces MPLAASFPPSLFRYASFRSSLSKTLSLLPLPLPSRYARRPFSLSYSSRRPFHKHPSRSSFRPRPMPNPSLSPLSTDAAPALIPSPDPDPTAAVSTRSKKKARRESPEGLLRYHLDMCSKRSDLPEALRLYDAARAASTSLSLHHYNVLLYLCSSPSDATDDTRALGLERGFEIFRQMGADAVSPNEATFTSVARLAAAKEDADLAFDLVKQMSSVGIPPKLRSYGPALFGFCKKGEVEKAHDVEAHMAAAGVVLEEPELAALLRLNVEKGRADDVYRLLHRLRAIVRRVSESTAAIAEEWFSSDAAAEVGVEEWDAGKVKEGVVKGGGGWHGQGWLGKGRWSVGRSEMDENGVCRRCGERLVCIDIDPQETEDFVKSLASLASQREVKTDFMGFQEWLNRHGPFDAVIDAANVGLYKQHNFSFFQLNSVVKGMRQMSPSKKMPLIILHCRRVKGGPADNPNNKKLLETWQKAGALYATPPGSNDDWYWLYAAVSCRSLLVTNDEMRDHLFELLGTSFFPRWKEKHQVRLTFSRKGPSFHMPPPYSIVIQAPPLDVLGPELAWALGVLGEERRRAEGGEEMRGRSWQDYGLGNGSASADNSSGYGFVNGSASADSRAGLGGIGF; encoded by the exons ATGCCGTTAGCGGcatccttccctccctctctcttccgaTACGCCTCCTTCCGCTCCTCACTTTCTAAAACCCTCTCCCTTCTCCCCCTCCCGCTCCCTTCCCGCTATGCCCGCCGCCCCTTTTCCCTCTCCTACTCCTCTCGCAGACCATTCCACAAGCACCCTTCGCGCAGTTCCTTCCGCCCCCGCCCCATGCCCAacccctccctctcccctctctccacCGACGCCGCCCCCGCCCTAATTCCTTCCCCTGACCCTGATCCCACCGCCGCTGTCTCCACCAGGTCCAAGAAGAAGGCCCGCCGAGAGTCCCCCGAGGGCCTCCTCCGCTACCACCTTGACATGTGCTCCAAGCGCAGCGACCTCCCCGAGGCCCTCCGCCTCTACGACGCCGCTCGCGCCGCCTCTACTTCCCTCTCCCTCCACCATTACAACGTCCTCCTCTACCTCTGCTCCTCCCCTTCCGACGCCACCGACGACACCCGTGCCCTCGGGCTGGAACGTGGCTTCGAGATCTTCCGCCAGATGGGCGCCGACGCCGTTTCCCCCAATGAGGCCACCTTCACCAGCGTCGCCCGCCTGGCCGCTGCGAAGGAGGACGCGGACCTCGCCTTCGACCTCGTCAAGCAGATGTCGAGCGTCGGGATTCCCCCCAAGCTGAGGTCTTACGGCCCCGCGCTTTTTGGCTTCTGCAAGAAGGGCGAGGTCGAGAAGGCCCACGACGTGGAGGCCCACATGGCCGCGGCCGGTGTCGTGCTAGAGGAGCCCGAGCTCGCCGCGCTCCTCAGGCTCAATGTCGAGAAGGGTAGGGCGGACGATGTGTATCGGCTGCTCCACCGCTTGCGAGCTATCGTGAGACGGGTATCGGAGTCCACGGCGGCGATCGCCGAGGAGTGGTTCAGTTCGGATGCAGCGGCCGAGGTGGGAGTGGAGGAGTGGGATGCGGGGAAGGTGAAGGAAGGGGTGGTGAAGGGAGGGGGTGGGTGGCATGGGCAAGGATGGTTAGGAAAAGGGCGGTGGAGTGTTGGGAGGAGCGAGATGGATGAGAACGGGGTGTGTCGGCGGTGTGGGGAGAGGCTGGTGTGCATAGATATTGATCCGCAGGAGACAGAGGACTTTGTGAAGTCGTTGGCTTCCCTGGCTTCCCAGAGAGAGGTCAAGACTGACTTCATGGGCTTCCAG GAGTGGCTCAACCGTCATGGACCATTTGATGCTGTTATAGATGCTGCAAATGTAGGCCTGTATAAGCAACACAACTTCAGCTTTTTCCAG CTAAATTCTGTTGTAAAAGGAATGCGTCAAATGAGTCCATCAAAAAAAATGCCCCTTATTATTTTGCATTGTCGGCGTGTGAAAGGTGGCCCTGCTGATAATCCAAACAATAAGAAACTATTGGAGACCTGGCAGAAGGCCGGTGCACTATATGCTACCCCTCCAGGCTCAAATGATGATTG GTATTGGTTGTATGCGGCTGTCAGTTGTAGGTCTTTGCTTGTTACAAATGATGAAATGAGGGACCACTTGTTTGAATTGCTAGGGACTAGTTTCTTCCCTAGATGGAAAGAGAAGCATCAG GTGCGACTTACATTTTCCAGAAAAGGCCCCAGTTTTCACATGCCACCTCCATATTCAATAGTCATTCAG GCTCCGCCACTGGACGTCCTTGGACCTGAGTTGGCATGGGCTCTGGGGGTGTTGGGTGAAGAAAGGAGAAGAGCCGAGGGTGGAGAGGAAATGAGAGGACGGTCATGGCAGGACTATGGCTTGGGCAATGGCAGTGCGTCAGCAGACAACAGCTCAGGATATGGCTTTGTCAATGGCAGTGCATCAGCAGATAGTAGGGCAGGATTGGGAGGTATTGGGTTTTAG
- the LOC105037047 gene encoding proteinaceous RNase P 1, chloroplastic/mitochondrial isoform X4 — protein MPLAASFPPSLFRYASFRSSLSKTLSLLPLPLPSRYARRPFSLSYSSRRPFHKHPSRSSFRPRPMPNPSLSPLSTDAAPALIPSPDPDPTAAVSTRSKKKARRESPEGLLRYHLDMCSKRSDLPEALRLYDAARAASTSLSLHHYNVLLYLCSSPSDATDDTRALGLERGFEIFRQMGADAVSPNEATFTSVARLAAAKEDADLAFDLVKQMSSVGIPPKLRSYGPALFGFCKKGEVEKAHDVEAHMAAAGVVLEEPELAALLRLNVEKGRADDVYRLLHRLRAIVRRVSESTAAIAEEWFSSDAAAEVGVEEWDAGKVKEGVVKGGGGWHGQGWLGKGRWSVGRSEMDENGVCRRCGERLVCIDIDPQETEDFVKSLASLASQREVKTDFMGFQEWLNRHGPFDAVIDAANVGLYKQHNFSFFQLNSVVKGMRQMSPSKKMPLIILHCRRVKGGPADNPNNKKLLETWQKAGALYATPPGSNDD, from the exons ATGCCGTTAGCGGcatccttccctccctctctcttccgaTACGCCTCCTTCCGCTCCTCACTTTCTAAAACCCTCTCCCTTCTCCCCCTCCCGCTCCCTTCCCGCTATGCCCGCCGCCCCTTTTCCCTCTCCTACTCCTCTCGCAGACCATTCCACAAGCACCCTTCGCGCAGTTCCTTCCGCCCCCGCCCCATGCCCAacccctccctctcccctctctccacCGACGCCGCCCCCGCCCTAATTCCTTCCCCTGACCCTGATCCCACCGCCGCTGTCTCCACCAGGTCCAAGAAGAAGGCCCGCCGAGAGTCCCCCGAGGGCCTCCTCCGCTACCACCTTGACATGTGCTCCAAGCGCAGCGACCTCCCCGAGGCCCTCCGCCTCTACGACGCCGCTCGCGCCGCCTCTACTTCCCTCTCCCTCCACCATTACAACGTCCTCCTCTACCTCTGCTCCTCCCCTTCCGACGCCACCGACGACACCCGTGCCCTCGGGCTGGAACGTGGCTTCGAGATCTTCCGCCAGATGGGCGCCGACGCCGTTTCCCCCAATGAGGCCACCTTCACCAGCGTCGCCCGCCTGGCCGCTGCGAAGGAGGACGCGGACCTCGCCTTCGACCTCGTCAAGCAGATGTCGAGCGTCGGGATTCCCCCCAAGCTGAGGTCTTACGGCCCCGCGCTTTTTGGCTTCTGCAAGAAGGGCGAGGTCGAGAAGGCCCACGACGTGGAGGCCCACATGGCCGCGGCCGGTGTCGTGCTAGAGGAGCCCGAGCTCGCCGCGCTCCTCAGGCTCAATGTCGAGAAGGGTAGGGCGGACGATGTGTATCGGCTGCTCCACCGCTTGCGAGCTATCGTGAGACGGGTATCGGAGTCCACGGCGGCGATCGCCGAGGAGTGGTTCAGTTCGGATGCAGCGGCCGAGGTGGGAGTGGAGGAGTGGGATGCGGGGAAGGTGAAGGAAGGGGTGGTGAAGGGAGGGGGTGGGTGGCATGGGCAAGGATGGTTAGGAAAAGGGCGGTGGAGTGTTGGGAGGAGCGAGATGGATGAGAACGGGGTGTGTCGGCGGTGTGGGGAGAGGCTGGTGTGCATAGATATTGATCCGCAGGAGACAGAGGACTTTGTGAAGTCGTTGGCTTCCCTGGCTTCCCAGAGAGAGGTCAAGACTGACTTCATGGGCTTCCAG GAGTGGCTCAACCGTCATGGACCATTTGATGCTGTTATAGATGCTGCAAATGTAGGCCTGTATAAGCAACACAACTTCAGCTTTTTCCAG CTAAATTCTGTTGTAAAAGGAATGCGTCAAATGAGTCCATCAAAAAAAATGCCCCTTATTATTTTGCATTGTCGGCGTGTGAAAGGTGGCCCTGCTGATAATCCAAACAATAAGAAACTATTGGAGACCTGGCAGAAGGCCGGTGCACTATATGCTACCCCTCCAGGCTCAAATGATGATTG A
- the LOC105037047 gene encoding proteinaceous RNase P 1, chloroplastic/mitochondrial isoform X2, translating into MPLAASFPPSLFRYASFRSSLSKTLSLLPLPLPSRYARRPFSLSYSSRRPFHKHPSRSSFRPRPMPNPSLSPLSTDAAPALIPSPDPDPTAAVSTRSKKKARRESPEGLLRYHLDMCSKRSDLPEALRLYDAARAASTSLSLHHYNVLLYLCSSPSDATDDTRALGLERGFEIFRQMGADAVSPNEATFTSVARLAAAKEDADLAFDLVKQMSSVGIPPKLRSYGPALFGFCKKGEVEKAHDVEAHMAAAGVVLEEPELAALLRLNVEKGRADDVYRLLHRLRAIVRRVSESTAAIAEEWFSSDAAAEVGVEEWDAGKVKEGVVKGGGGWHGQGWLGKGRWSVGRSEMDENGVCRRCGERLVCIDIDPQETEDFVKSLASLASQREVKTDFMGFQEWLNRHGPFDAVIDAANVGLYKQHNFSFFQLNSVVKGMRQMSPSKKMPLIILHCRRVKGGPADNPNNKKLLETWQKAGALYATPPGSNDDWYWLYAAVSCRSLLVTNDEMRDHLFELLGTSFFPRWKEKHQVRLTFSRKGPSFHMPPPYSIVIQESEGGSWHIPTVLGDDIETPRQWVCATRDANTVSSLSHA; encoded by the exons ATGCCGTTAGCGGcatccttccctccctctctcttccgaTACGCCTCCTTCCGCTCCTCACTTTCTAAAACCCTCTCCCTTCTCCCCCTCCCGCTCCCTTCCCGCTATGCCCGCCGCCCCTTTTCCCTCTCCTACTCCTCTCGCAGACCATTCCACAAGCACCCTTCGCGCAGTTCCTTCCGCCCCCGCCCCATGCCCAacccctccctctcccctctctccacCGACGCCGCCCCCGCCCTAATTCCTTCCCCTGACCCTGATCCCACCGCCGCTGTCTCCACCAGGTCCAAGAAGAAGGCCCGCCGAGAGTCCCCCGAGGGCCTCCTCCGCTACCACCTTGACATGTGCTCCAAGCGCAGCGACCTCCCCGAGGCCCTCCGCCTCTACGACGCCGCTCGCGCCGCCTCTACTTCCCTCTCCCTCCACCATTACAACGTCCTCCTCTACCTCTGCTCCTCCCCTTCCGACGCCACCGACGACACCCGTGCCCTCGGGCTGGAACGTGGCTTCGAGATCTTCCGCCAGATGGGCGCCGACGCCGTTTCCCCCAATGAGGCCACCTTCACCAGCGTCGCCCGCCTGGCCGCTGCGAAGGAGGACGCGGACCTCGCCTTCGACCTCGTCAAGCAGATGTCGAGCGTCGGGATTCCCCCCAAGCTGAGGTCTTACGGCCCCGCGCTTTTTGGCTTCTGCAAGAAGGGCGAGGTCGAGAAGGCCCACGACGTGGAGGCCCACATGGCCGCGGCCGGTGTCGTGCTAGAGGAGCCCGAGCTCGCCGCGCTCCTCAGGCTCAATGTCGAGAAGGGTAGGGCGGACGATGTGTATCGGCTGCTCCACCGCTTGCGAGCTATCGTGAGACGGGTATCGGAGTCCACGGCGGCGATCGCCGAGGAGTGGTTCAGTTCGGATGCAGCGGCCGAGGTGGGAGTGGAGGAGTGGGATGCGGGGAAGGTGAAGGAAGGGGTGGTGAAGGGAGGGGGTGGGTGGCATGGGCAAGGATGGTTAGGAAAAGGGCGGTGGAGTGTTGGGAGGAGCGAGATGGATGAGAACGGGGTGTGTCGGCGGTGTGGGGAGAGGCTGGTGTGCATAGATATTGATCCGCAGGAGACAGAGGACTTTGTGAAGTCGTTGGCTTCCCTGGCTTCCCAGAGAGAGGTCAAGACTGACTTCATGGGCTTCCAG GAGTGGCTCAACCGTCATGGACCATTTGATGCTGTTATAGATGCTGCAAATGTAGGCCTGTATAAGCAACACAACTTCAGCTTTTTCCAG CTAAATTCTGTTGTAAAAGGAATGCGTCAAATGAGTCCATCAAAAAAAATGCCCCTTATTATTTTGCATTGTCGGCGTGTGAAAGGTGGCCCTGCTGATAATCCAAACAATAAGAAACTATTGGAGACCTGGCAGAAGGCCGGTGCACTATATGCTACCCCTCCAGGCTCAAATGATGATTG GTATTGGTTGTATGCGGCTGTCAGTTGTAGGTCTTTGCTTGTTACAAATGATGAAATGAGGGACCACTTGTTTGAATTGCTAGGGACTAGTTTCTTCCCTAGATGGAAAGAGAAGCATCAG GTGCGACTTACATTTTCCAGAAAAGGCCCCAGTTTTCACATGCCACCTCCATATTCAATAGTCATTCAG GAGTCTGAAGGTGGAAGCTGGCATATACCAACAGTTTTAGGAGATGATATTGAAACACCTCGGCAGTGGGTTTGTGCAACCAGAGATGCTAACACAGTTTCCTCTCTATCCCATGCGTAG